One window of the Trifolium pratense cultivar HEN17-A07 linkage group LG2, ARS_RC_1.1, whole genome shotgun sequence genome contains the following:
- the LOC123905454 gene encoding uncharacterized protein LOC123905454: protein MSIMLQNLLLLKKENVYPTEENLKAIWKGSDTTFSETLRLGQLFGKVCKGRGLQQRKTVYRLSLHPLWYCVDPSIGNVQNLSKALLQGLSFALLNNEKLIKEIEKSTSEYSCAACLRDHCIFLKDYTIGDCLVLRRLLVEDLKWLELYYDLSLVHFINKATIQSYVFDHQVF, encoded by the exons ATGAGCATTATGTTGCAAAACCTCCTTCTACTTAAAAAGGAAAACGTATATCCGACAGAAGAAAATCTTAAAGCAATTTGGAAAGGGTCAGACACGACGTTTTCGGAAACCTTACGCTTGGGGCAATTATTTGGTAAAGTTTGCAAAGGTCGTGGACTTCAACAAAGGAAAACTGTTTATCGTCTATCTTTGCATCCACTATGGTACTGTGTGGATCCTAGTATCGGTAATGTTCAGAATCTCTCCAAAGCCTTATTACAAGGCTTATCTTTTGCCCTTCTGAACAACGAAAAGCTGATAAAAGAGATTGAGAAGTCTACATCCGA ATACTCTTGTGCTGCTTGTTTACGTGATCACTGCATCTTTCTTAAAGACTATACTATTGGCGATTGCTTAGTTTTACGACGCCTTTTAGTGGAAGATTTGAAATGGTTGGAGCTATATTATGATCTTAGCTTGGTGCATTTTATTAATAAGGCTACTATTCAAAGCTATGTGTTTGACCACCAGGTATTTTAA
- the LOC123905455 gene encoding uncharacterized protein LOC123905455, protein MDEEKLAYELSPVHIYWDLENTPKPNFPDPHKDKNQTISLDLISDNITRSVRAAGMRGAININSYAANTSTLKQKYKEIPNVTFKLVSEDYAREAADSALTNDVLNLLKSNENPNNIILITGIETA, encoded by the exons ATGGATGAAGAAAAGCTTGCATATGAATTAAGTCCGGTACACATCTACTGGGACCTAGAAAATACACCAAAGCCAAATTTTCCGGATCCACATAAAGATAAAAACCAAACTATATCTCTCGATCTCATAAGTGACAACATCACTCGATCTGTGAGAGCTGCTGGAATGAGAGGAGCCATAAATATTAATAGTTACGCAGCAAATACATCGACTCTTAAGCAAAAATACAAGGAAATACCAAATGTTACTTTCAAGTTAGTAAGTGAAG ATTATGCACGAGAGGCTGCTGATTCTGCTTTGACCAATGATGTATTGAACCTCCTTAAATCGAATGAAAATCCAAACAACATCATTCTTATCACAGGTATTGAAACTGCTTAA